A single Megachile rotundata isolate GNS110a chromosome 9, iyMegRotu1, whole genome shotgun sequence DNA region contains:
- the LOC105663482 gene encoding uncharacterized protein LOC105663482 yields MPMKQPVIIDISKSKQSNYKMLQDIFQLSSYSQHTRLLRHSVQIKPSLDRSGQQGRELVARCYLSGYVCARIRITLLPFDNDEAVKLLEILEKIASSVSSNPSNRRLAHDLWIIASIDIRISFVSDPPFAIEGI; encoded by the exons ATGCCAATGAAACAACCAGTAATCATTGACATCTCCAAAAGCAAAcaatcaaattacaaaatgttgCAAGATATTTTCCAACTGTCGTCATATTCACAACATACACGCCTTTTGAGACACTCCGTACAGATAAAACCATCGCTCGATCGTTCAGGACAACAGGGTAGGGAACTTGTTGCTCGTTGCTACTTGTCCGGCTACGTATGTGCAcgtatacgtattactctactTCCATTTGATAACGATGAAGCTGTAAAActtttggaaattctggaaaaGATCGCTTCCTCCGTTTCGAGCAATCCGTCGAATAGGAGGTTGGCTCATGATCTATG GATTATCGCGAGCATCGACATCAGGATTTCGTTTGTCTCAGATCCACCGTTTGCCATTGAAGGGATCTAA